The proteins below are encoded in one region of Thermothelomyces thermophilus ATCC 42464 chromosome 1, complete sequence:
- a CDS encoding small heat shock protein, translating to MAFFTDTVYGSDRSFMPLFRLLDEFDNYTREVQGTTNERSRPRGRRQAGAFQPKFDARETDSAFELYGELPGIERDKISVEFTEPQTMVIRGRTERAYPSPSAQQPADTAGAESSEEGAGNDNSKAASDRYWLQERTVGDFARVFNFPTRIDQDAVSARLHNGILSVVVPKARRHEARRIAIN from the coding sequence ATGGCGTTCTTCACCGACACCGTCTACGGCTCCGACCGGAGCTTCATGCCACTCTTCCGTCTCCTGGACGAGTTCGACAACTATACCCGCGAAGTCCAGGGTACGACCAATGAGCGCTCCCGTCCCCGCGGTCGCCGGCAGGCCGGTGCATTCCAACCCAAGTTCGATGCCCGCGAGACCGACAGTGCCTTTGAGCTCTATGGCGAGCTCCCCGGCATTGAGCGCGACAAGATCAGCGTCGAGTTCACCGAGCCCCAGACCATGGTGATCCGCGGCCGCACCGAGCGCGCTTACCCCTCCCCGTCAGCTCAGCAGCCGGCTGacaccgccggcgccgagagTAGCGAGGAGGGCGCCGGCAACGACAACAGCAAGGCAGCCTCGGACAGATACTGGCTGCAGGAGCGCACCGTCGGCGACTTTGCTCGCGTCTTCAACTTCCCCACCCGCATCGACCAGGACGCCGTCTCTGCACGCCTCCACAACGGCATCCTGAGCGTCGTCGTGCCGAAGGCCAGGAGGCACGAGGCCCGCCGCATCGCCATCAACTGA